From a single Vibrio tubiashii genomic region:
- a CDS encoding HlyD family secretion protein produces the protein MTENHNAPTKPRKRNKAPLIATAIMLSLGLLGGGYWLTYGQYFESTDNAYLQGDITSISPKVSGYIAKSYITDNQAVKQGDLLVQIDDRDYQAALEQAKAHLTVTEASENNLVAQQKLQRSQIHQAESQVESAQAEYDRAVQQVARSRSLLKRNYASQDEVDSMLAQQKVTMAQLDEAKASLDAANEQLNVIASEIEQARASVTEAQAGLKQAQLNLDYTKVYAPTDGIIGKRSVREGLLVQAGAPLMSLVPNNAVWIEANFKETQLSGIHKGQKVEVELDAFPGKHLEGVVDSFSPATGAKFALLPPENATGNFTKIVQRVPVKITIPDAKELKGRLLPGLSVIATIDTRG, from the coding sequence ATGACCGAGAACCATAACGCCCCAACCAAACCTCGCAAACGTAATAAGGCTCCATTAATTGCCACTGCAATTATGCTGTCACTGGGGTTGCTGGGTGGTGGTTACTGGCTTACATATGGTCAATACTTCGAGTCTACCGATAATGCCTATTTGCAAGGTGATATCACCAGTATCAGCCCTAAAGTTTCAGGCTATATCGCGAAGTCTTACATCACTGACAACCAAGCGGTAAAACAGGGTGACCTATTAGTACAAATTGATGACCGCGATTATCAAGCGGCTCTAGAGCAAGCCAAAGCACACCTAACCGTCACCGAAGCAAGTGAGAACAACCTTGTTGCTCAGCAAAAACTGCAACGCAGCCAAATCCACCAAGCTGAAAGCCAAGTTGAGTCAGCGCAAGCAGAATACGATCGCGCCGTTCAGCAAGTGGCACGCTCACGCAGCCTGTTAAAACGCAACTACGCTTCTCAAGATGAAGTAGACAGCATGCTCGCTCAACAAAAAGTCACAATGGCACAACTTGACGAAGCGAAAGCTAGCCTAGATGCCGCAAACGAGCAATTGAATGTCATTGCCAGTGAAATTGAACAAGCACGAGCTTCAGTAACCGAAGCGCAAGCAGGGCTAAAACAAGCTCAGCTAAACTTGGATTACACCAAAGTTTACGCACCAACAGATGGCATCATAGGCAAACGAAGCGTTCGCGAAGGTCTGTTAGTTCAAGCTGGCGCACCATTGATGAGCTTAGTACCGAACAACGCAGTGTGGATTGAAGCCAACTTCAAAGAGACCCAACTGAGCGGCATTCATAAAGGGCAAAAAGTTGAAGTCGAGTTGGATGCTTTTCCTGGCAAGCATCTAGAAGGGGTCGTCGATAGCTTCTCTCCTGCCACTGGTGCGAAGTTCGCTCTACTGCCACCTGAAAATGCGACAGGCAACTTCACCAAAATCGTACAACGTGTCCCCGTCAAAATCACGATTCCTGATGCTAAAGAGCTAAAAGGCCGCTTGCTTCCAGGTTTGTCTGTTATCGCGACCATTGATACGCGAGGCTAA
- a CDS encoding DHA2 family efflux MFS transporter permease subunit, translating to MASAAISPTVEEQQVPTRHWIALFGGLIGAFMAILDIQITNSSLKDIQGALSATLDESSWISTSYLVAEMIAIPLSGWLSKALGKRRYLTWTTAIFTLSSLLCSFSWNMTSMIVFRAMQGFSGGALIPLAFSLVVQLLPLNKRAVGMALFGVTATFAPSIGPTFGGWLTENLSWHYIFYINIPPAFLVIAMIRYGLDDEPLELATLKNADWFGIATMALGLGCLEVVLEEGNREEWFSSSFIITLAIISAVSLVYFVINELQHKRPLVNLRLLRDGQFAMSCIAYLILGMALLGSIYVLPMYLTQIQQYNAMEIGEVLMWMGFPQLLIFPLVPKLTQIIKPKYLVTFGFAMFGLSCYVNTHMTVDFGGQQLILSMVLRAIGSPFIMVPLSLVAMKNIAKHETPDASTLTNVMRNLGGAFSIAVIATLLDNKTREHLAHIKESLPTVSQLGWQTLQQQQSFFVQAGSDSATALQQAQASLVATMQRDAAIMAYNDVFLMMTGFLAVAAMLTLTMRD from the coding sequence ATGGCGAGTGCTGCAATTAGTCCTACTGTTGAAGAGCAACAAGTGCCGACGCGTCACTGGATAGCCCTATTTGGCGGCCTTATCGGCGCGTTTATGGCGATTCTTGATATTCAAATCACCAACTCTTCACTTAAAGATATTCAAGGTGCACTTTCTGCCACCTTAGATGAGAGTTCTTGGATCTCTACCTCTTATCTCGTGGCAGAAATGATTGCCATTCCGCTCAGCGGTTGGCTATCAAAAGCACTGGGGAAACGCCGTTATCTCACTTGGACAACCGCGATTTTTACCCTTTCGTCCCTGCTGTGTTCTTTCTCATGGAATATGACCTCAATGATCGTATTCCGCGCGATGCAAGGCTTTAGCGGTGGCGCTCTAATCCCTCTTGCCTTTTCATTGGTCGTGCAGCTTTTGCCTCTCAATAAACGTGCGGTAGGTATGGCACTGTTTGGTGTCACTGCCACTTTTGCACCGTCTATTGGCCCAACGTTTGGTGGCTGGTTGACGGAAAATCTCTCTTGGCACTACATCTTTTATATCAACATTCCGCCTGCTTTCTTAGTGATTGCGATGATTCGCTATGGTTTGGATGATGAACCTCTAGAGCTAGCAACACTCAAAAATGCCGACTGGTTTGGTATAGCAACTATGGCACTGGGCTTAGGTTGTCTAGAAGTAGTTCTTGAAGAAGGTAACCGCGAGGAGTGGTTCAGCTCTAGCTTTATCATCACCTTGGCGATCATATCCGCCGTGAGCTTAGTCTATTTTGTGATTAATGAACTGCAGCACAAAAGGCCATTGGTTAACCTACGGCTACTGAGAGACGGGCAATTTGCAATGTCTTGTATCGCTTATCTGATTCTTGGTATGGCGTTACTGGGCTCGATCTATGTCCTACCGATGTACCTCACTCAGATTCAACAATATAACGCGATGGAGATCGGTGAGGTGTTGATGTGGATGGGCTTCCCTCAGCTACTGATTTTTCCGCTGGTGCCAAAGTTAACTCAAATCATTAAGCCCAAATACTTAGTGACGTTTGGCTTTGCCATGTTTGGCTTAAGTTGTTACGTCAACACTCATATGACCGTAGATTTTGGTGGTCAGCAGCTGATTTTATCCATGGTACTACGCGCCATTGGTAGTCCATTTATTATGGTCCCGTTATCTTTAGTCGCAATGAAGAACATCGCCAAGCATGAGACACCTGATGCTTCCACCCTCACTAACGTTATGCGTAATTTGGGTGGTGCTTTCAGTATCGCAGTGATTGCTACTTTGCTTGATAACAAAACGCGCGAACATTTGGCTCATATCAAAGAGTCGCTACCCACTGTCAGTCAGTTAGGTTGGCAAACTCTGCAGCAACAACAGAGCTTCTTTGTTCAAGCAGGCAGTGATAGCGCAACAGCGTTGCAGCAAGCTCAAGCCAGTTTGGTTGCTACAATGCAAAGAGATGCAGCGATTATGGCTTATAACGATGTGTTTCTGATGATGACTGGCTTTCTCGCTGTAGCAGCAATGCTGACTCTAACGATGCGCGACTGA